AAGTCGGCGCTCTGATGGAACTGTTTCTCAGCGCGTTGCGCCGCGAGGTCAAGCGTTTGCGTGAAAACGGCATCCGGCTTTGTATTATCGGTGATCGTAGTCGTTTTGCCCCGGAGCTGCGCAAGGCCATGAGTGACGCCGAAGCGCTTACCGCCGAGGGCCGGCGCCTCACTCTGGTGGTGGCTGCCAACTATGGCGGTCAATGGGATATCGCCGAGGCGGCAAAAAAGCTCGCGGGTCAGGTCGTAGAAGGTCAGTTGACCATTGACCAGATCACCGAACAGCAGGTTGAATCGGCTCTCAGTACTTCCAATTGGCCGCTGCCAGACCTATGCATTCGTACTGGCGGCGAGCATCGTATCAGCAACTTCCTGCTATGGCAGTTGGCCTATGCCGAACTGTATTTCTCCGATCTTTATTGGCCCGACTTCAAAAAAGAAGCCTTGCGCGAAGCCTTTGCAGACTTCGCCCGGCGTCAGCGCCGCTTTGGCAAAACCAGCGATCAAATAGCGGCGGACTCCTGATGCTCAAGCAGCGAATCATTACAGCGGTCATTCTGGCCCCTCTGGCTATTGCCGGTTTTGTGCTGCTGGAAGGTCCCTGGTTTGCTCTGTTTGTTGGTGCAGTCGTGGTGTTGGGCGCCTGGGAGTGGGCACGGTTGGCCGGCGAAACAGCCCAGAAAGGTCGTGTGCTGTACGCGCTGGTTGTGGCGCTGATGATGTTTGCTCTGTATCGCCTTGGCTTACCTGTGCATTATCTGCTTATCCCGGCTGCTGTCTGGTGGGTCTTGGCTGCGGTCATGGTGGTGCGCTATCCGCGTGACAAGGGGCTGTGGGCCAGTTGCATGGTTGCCCAGCTATTGGGTCTGCTGATTCTGTTGCCGGCCTGGGCTGGCCTGGTCTGGCTGCGTGAAGTGCCCAATGGTTTGTGGTTGATCGTGGCTCTGCTGGTGCTGGTCTGGGCTGCGGATATCGGCGCTTATTTTGCGGGCAAGACCTGGGGTCGTCGCAAGTTGATGCCCAATGTCAGTCCCGGCAAGACCATCGAAGGCTTCCTGGGCGGTCTGGTTTTCACTCAATTGCTGACACTGCTGGCGCTGCTTTATCTAGGTTGGTCCCTGTCTTCTTTGCTTATTGGATTGTTTGGCGCTGCGCTGGTCGTGACCTTTTCTGTAGTGGGCGATCTGACCGAAAGCCTGTTCAAGCGGGATCAAGGTCTCAAGGACAGCAGCAATTTGTTGCCTGGTCACGGCGGCGTGCTGGACCGGATTGACAGCCTTACTGCCGCCATCCCGGTTTTTGCGCTGTTCTGGCTGCTGATCGGGAGTCAGGTAGGGTGAGCAAAACCTGGATAACGGTGCTGGGTGCGACTGGCTCTATCGGTGTCAGTACGCTGGATGTTATTGCCCGCCATAGTGAGCAATATGCAGTTTATGCCCTCACCGGTTTCAGTCGTATGGCCGAGCTCCAGGCTCAATGTCTCGTGCACCGGCCGGTATTTGCGGTGGTCGCCGAAGAGCAGCAGGCGAAAAGCCTGCAACAGGCTCTGCGCGCGGCGGGCTGCACAACAGAAGTGTTGTGGGGCAGCGATGCGCTCGCTCAGGTAGCTGAGGATCCCCAGGTCGATGCTGTGATGGCAGCCATTGTTGGCGCTGCCGGGCTGGCCCCTACTCTGGCTGCGGTGCAGGCCGGTAAGCGCGTGCTGCTGGCCAACAAGGAAGCGCTGGTCATGTCCGGCGCACTCTTTATGCAGGCGGTACGCCATTCGGGCGCGGTGCTGCTGCCGATCGATAGTGAACACAACGCCATATTCCAGTGCATGCCGGCCAATTACTCCGCAGGCCTTGGGCAGGTTGGGGTACGGCGTATCCTGCTTACCGCGTCCGGTGGGCCTTTTCGGGATATGTGCGCTCAGGACTTGAAAAACGTCACGCCGCAGCAGGCCTGTGCGCACCCAAACTGGTCCATGGGACAGAAAATTTCTGTCGATTCAGCCAGCATGATGAACAAGGGGCTGGAGCTGATCGAGGCCTGTTGGCTGTTCGACGCTCGCCCGGAACAGATTGAGGTAGTGGTGCACCCGCAGAGCGTGGTGCACTCATTGGTAGACTATGTGGACGGATCGGTTATCGCGCAATTGGGCAACCCGGATATGCGCACACCTATCGCCCACGCATTGGCCTGGCCTGAGCGGATTGACTCGGGTGTAAGCGCTCTGGACCTGTTGGCAGTAGGACGTCTGGATTTTCGGGCGCCTGATCTGGAGCTTTTTCCCTGCCTGGATCTGGCGCGCCAGGCCGCAGAAGCTGGTGGCACGGCCTGCGCGCAACTCAACGCTGCCAATGAAGTCGCCGTGGAGGCTTTTCTGGCGGGGCGCATTGGATTTACTGATATCCCTGTTATCATCGAAGCGACACTGAACCGTATGGCCCCCGAGCCAGTCCAAGACCTGAATCACATCATCGCCGCTGATGCTCTGGCTCGCGAGCATGCCCATCGCTGGCTTGCCAACCGGCACTGAACCTCTCGGGTTCGGGTTCCCATTATTTACTTTCCAGATGAGGCGTTGAATGGATCTGTTATTCACCTTGCTGGCCACCGTTGTGGCGCTGGGACTGCTGGTGACCATTCACGAGTATGGCCATTTTTGGGTGGCTCGACGTTGTGGCGTCAAGGTTTTACGCTTTTCCATCGGGTTTGGCTCGGCGCTATGCCGCTGGCATGACAAACGCGGTACCGAATTTGTGATCGCAGCCATCCCGCTGGGCGGCTACGTGAAAATGCTTGATGAGCGCGAGGGCCCAGTCGACGAAGCTGAGCTGGATCAGACGTTCAATCGCAAGGACGTCAAGAAGCGTATCGCCATCGTCGCTGCTGGCCCCATCGCCAATTTCCTGCTGGCTATCCTGGCCTTTTGGCTGGTTGCTGTTATCGGCATTACCACGCTGGCGCCGGTACTGGGGCCGGTCGAGCCGGGTAGCGTTGCTGCTCGCGCTGGACTGGTTCAAGGACTTGAAATCGTTGAAGTCGATGGTGCCGAGACGCGAAGCTGGCACGACGTCAATCTGCAGCTTATCCGGCGTTTGGGTGAAACCGGGCAGATGCAGGTCATGGCTATCGATGGGCCTGGCGCCACGCCACAATCCTATACCCTGGTATTGAGCGACTGGCTTCGCGGAGCGGACCAGCCGGACCCTATCGCCGCGCTTGGCTTGGCCAGTTGGAGGCCTGAAGTACCTCCACTGTTGGGCGAGATCAGTCCAGATGGAGCAGCCGAGGCTGCCGGGCTGCGCTCCGGGGACTTGATTGTCAGCATCGATGGCGAGCCGGTAAATAACTGGCTGGATCAGGTGGTGCCGGCGATTCAAGCCAGTCCGGGTGAGCCGCTCGAAATAGGTATTGAACGTGACGGTCAACCCATGCTGCTGACTGTTACGCCGCAAAGCCGGGAGCAGGGCGGTGAAATCTCTGGATTTGTCGGGGCGGGAGTCGCCGCTTTCGAATGGCCGGAGCATATGGTTCGGTCAATTGATTACAATCCTCTGGTGGCTATTCCTTTCGCCGCGGCGAAGACCTGGGACATGACTGTTCTGACCCTGGACTCGTTGAAAAAGATGTTGACCGGGCTTGTCTCGGCAAAAAACTTGAGTGGTCCGATAACCATTGCTAAAGTGGCGGGCGCTTCGGCCAAGTCAGGTCCTGAGAGTTTTCTGAACTTCATTGCCTACTTGAGTATCAGTCTGGGTGTGCTTAATCTGCTGCCTATTCCGGTATTGGATGGCGGTCATCTGGTCTATTACACGGCTGAATGGATACGGGGCAAGCCGCTGTCAGAACGCATTCAGGCCTGGGGGTTGCAGGTAGGTCTGACGCTGATTGTCGGTGTGATGCTATTTGCCATCTATAACGACATAAGCCGCCTGGGTTGAATAACCCTAGGCACGCAAGAACACGCTCTGCCGGTTGCGGCGGAAACGAATTTAACCAGTCAGCCAGAACGGATTTCATGAAACGTTACCTATTGCCTGCGCTATTGCTGATACTCCTGGCGCCAGGAGCTTTTGCCGACGCCTTCCAGATCTCCGACATCCGCATCAATGGGTTGCAGCGTGTTTCCGCTGGCAGCGTGTTCGGTGCCTTGCCGCTGGATATCGGTGAGCAAGTGGATGACCAGAAGCTGGTTGAAGCTACTCGCTCACTCTTCCGCACCGGCTTCTTCGAAGATATTCAGCTCGGTCGTGATGGCAGTGTGCTGGTCATTACCGTGGTTGAAAGGCCCTCCATTGCTGCCATCGAACTGGAAGGCAACAAGGCTATTGAAAGCGAGGACTTGCTCAGCGGTTTGACTGCAGCGGGCCTGGCGGAAGGGGAGATCTTCCAGCAAGCCACACTTGACGGCGTACGTAACGAGTTGCTGCGCCAGTATGTCGCCCAGGGTCGCTATTCGGCTGGTATCGAAACGGAAGTGATTGCTGAACCGCGTAATCGGGTCACGCTGAAAATTGATATCAATGAAGGCGAAGTTGCCTCCATCAAGAACGTCAACGTCGTAGGTAACACGGTCTTTACCAACGATGAGCTGACCAATCTGTTTGAGCTCAAGAGTTCCAATCTGCTGTCGTTCTTCCGCAATGACGACAAATATTCCCGTGAGAAACTCTCTGGTGACCTGGAGCGCTTGCGTTCCTGGTATCTGGATCGCGGCTATATCAACATGGATATCGCCTCGACTCAGGTGTCCATCACGCCAGACAAGAAGAACGTCT
This genomic stretch from Halopseudomonas pelagia harbors:
- the uppS gene encoding polyprenyl diphosphate synthase, with the protein product MPVTPAGSVAGSVPRHVAIIMDGNNRWARKRLLPGVAGHKAGVDAVKAMIEVCAEDGVEVLTLFAFSSENWRRPDEEVGALMELFLSALRREVKRLRENGIRLCIIGDRSRFAPELRKAMSDAEALTAEGRRLTLVVAANYGGQWDIAEAAKKLAGQVVEGQLTIDQITEQQVESALSTSNWPLPDLCIRTGGEHRISNFLLWQLAYAELYFSDLYWPDFKKEALREAFADFARRQRRFGKTSDQIAADS
- a CDS encoding phosphatidate cytidylyltransferase, whose protein sequence is MLKQRIITAVILAPLAIAGFVLLEGPWFALFVGAVVVLGAWEWARLAGETAQKGRVLYALVVALMMFALYRLGLPVHYLLIPAAVWWVLAAVMVVRYPRDKGLWASCMVAQLLGLLILLPAWAGLVWLREVPNGLWLIVALLVLVWAADIGAYFAGKTWGRRKLMPNVSPGKTIEGFLGGLVFTQLLTLLALLYLGWSLSSLLIGLFGAALVVTFSVVGDLTESLFKRDQGLKDSSNLLPGHGGVLDRIDSLTAAIPVFALFWLLIGSQVG
- the ispC gene encoding 1-deoxy-D-xylulose-5-phosphate reductoisomerase; its protein translation is MSKTWITVLGATGSIGVSTLDVIARHSEQYAVYALTGFSRMAELQAQCLVHRPVFAVVAEEQQAKSLQQALRAAGCTTEVLWGSDALAQVAEDPQVDAVMAAIVGAAGLAPTLAAVQAGKRVLLANKEALVMSGALFMQAVRHSGAVLLPIDSEHNAIFQCMPANYSAGLGQVGVRRILLTASGGPFRDMCAQDLKNVTPQQACAHPNWSMGQKISVDSASMMNKGLELIEACWLFDARPEQIEVVVHPQSVVHSLVDYVDGSVIAQLGNPDMRTPIAHALAWPERIDSGVSALDLLAVGRLDFRAPDLELFPCLDLARQAAEAGGTACAQLNAANEVAVEAFLAGRIGFTDIPVIIEATLNRMAPEPVQDLNHIIAADALAREHAHRWLANRH
- the rseP gene encoding sigma E protease regulator RseP, with the translated sequence MDLLFTLLATVVALGLLVTIHEYGHFWVARRCGVKVLRFSIGFGSALCRWHDKRGTEFVIAAIPLGGYVKMLDEREGPVDEAELDQTFNRKDVKKRIAIVAAGPIANFLLAILAFWLVAVIGITTLAPVLGPVEPGSVAARAGLVQGLEIVEVDGAETRSWHDVNLQLIRRLGETGQMQVMAIDGPGATPQSYTLVLSDWLRGADQPDPIAALGLASWRPEVPPLLGEISPDGAAEAAGLRSGDLIVSIDGEPVNNWLDQVVPAIQASPGEPLEIGIERDGQPMLLTVTPQSREQGGEISGFVGAGVAAFEWPEHMVRSIDYNPLVAIPFAAAKTWDMTVLTLDSLKKMLTGLVSAKNLSGPITIAKVAGASAKSGPESFLNFIAYLSISLGVLNLLPIPVLDGGHLVYYTAEWIRGKPLSERIQAWGLQVGLTLIVGVMLFAIYNDISRLG